Genomic window (Arcobacter aquimarinus):
GTAAAATATAACTCATTTAATACTCCTATTTTTTTACAAAATATACTCTAAAATTGATTTTATTTCTCTTTAATCTCAAATCCACTTTTTACAATATCTATACCGTATTTTACCCTTAATTTTTGCATCTGATTTGTAAGATTTCTTTTTTTTAAATCAGATTCATACTCAAAAAGATTATAAGTATATTCATTTACTTTCGCAAAATTCAAAACTGTTATATTTAGTTGTATTATTCCATGGGTTTTATGATTATCTGTTATATCAAAAAGTTTTATCATCTCATTTTTAAAATCCATTTCATTAAAAATCCTATTTACATTTATATAATTTTTTGATTTAATTCTATACTCGTATCTTATTTTTATAGCATAAGTCAAAGGATTAACATTTGCTTTTTTTATTAAAAAACACAAATATCTACAAAGAATCATAACTCTTCTTCTTAATTCATTTCTATCAAAAATTACATCAAAAGTTCTTCCTATTCCTATTGATTTTTTTTCTCTTTCAACACTTAATTTATTATCTCTAATTCCACAAATACGATTGTACAAATCAATTCCTGGTTTTTTCCAAGAATAAAATAACTTTTGATTTTTTTTTATATCACCTAAAGTTTTTATTCCATATCCTTTTAATCTATCTTGAAAAGCTTTACCAATACCAGGAAATTCACCTATTGGAATATTTCTTATGAAATTTGGAATATCATCCAAACTTACATATTTTACTCCATTTGGTTTTGCATATTCAGTTATTAATTTTGAAAGATATTTGGTATTTGCAATTCCTATAGAAATGGGTAGATTTAACTCATCTTTTATTTTTTTCTTTAAAAAATATGCAAATTCTACTACTTCATTTTCATTGATAAAACCTGTAACATCTCCAAAAAATTCATCTATTGAAAACTGTTCTACTAAAGGTATTTCTTTTATTAAAATCTCTTTTAGTTTTGATGATAATTCGTGATATAAAGGGTAATTTGGAGCCAACATTTTTAAGTGTGGACACAAAGACAATGCTTCATTTACACTCATAGCTGTTTTAACTCCAAAAGCTCTTGCTTCATAAGAAGCTGTAGTTATTATTCCTCTTGTTTTCCCGTTTTCATCGACAAAATACTCTTTAAAACTTTTCATTCCTTCGTTTGTAAGAATATTACTAACAAAGGCTCCACTATTAGAAGATATTTCTCTAATTTCTTTTTTTGATGAAAAAATATTAAGATTGCTTCGTCCTCCAACCGCAACTGGAATATGTAATAAACTCTCATCAATACTTCTATGAGCAGAAACAAAAAAACAATCTATATCTAAGTGTAAAAACATGATGAAACTTTATCAAAATTACAAAAATACACTTCATTTTATTACAATTTGAAATATTTTTTAAAAAAATAATTTATCTATTTTTAAGATTAATAAATTATTATATTCTTGTTTATACAGGTTCTAACAAAAGGAGAGAAAATGAAAAAAATTGCACTATTAATGGCGTGTCTATTTGGACTGTCTTATGCTGCTGAATATGATCCAGTACGAGGAGAAATGTTATCTCTATCTTGTGCTTCTTGTCATGGTACAAATGGAAAATCTGAAGCAATTACTCCGTCTATTGCAGGTATGGGTAAAGCTAGTTTACACCAAATTTTATTAGACTATAAAAGTGGTAAAAGAACTGAAACTATGATGCAAAAACATGCTAAAGGTTTTAGTGATGAAGAATTGGAGCAAATTGCTTATTTCTTTTCAAAAATTGAAAGATAAAGGATAATATCATGATAAATAGAAGAAGTTTTAATAAAATACTTTTAGGAACAACAGCTTTATCTTTAGCTGCTTGTACAGGTATAACTGAAGTTTCTCTACCAGCAAATAAAAAAAGAGTTGTAATTGTTGGTGGTGGTTTTGGTGGTGCTACTGCTGCTAAATATATAAAAAGATTTAGTCCTGATACAGAAATTATATTAATAGAGCAAAATAAAGAGTATTTTACTTGTCCATTTAGTAATACTGTAATCGCAGGTATGAATAAAATTGATTATATTAAACACGACTATAAAACTTTAGAAAAAAAATACAATATTATTGTAATGCATGAAAAAGTAAAAAAAGTTGATGGTGCTACAAATACAGTTATTTTAGAAAATGGAAAAGTAATTCCATATACAAAAGCTATTGTTGCTCCTGGAATTGATTTTAAATATGAAAAAGGATATGTTGAAGGTTCTGAAAAATATGCACCTCATGCATATAAAGCAGGAGAACAAACTGTTCTTTTAACAGAACAACTTCATAGTATGAAAGATGGTGGAACTTTTGTAATGGTTGCTCCACAAAATCCATTTAGATGTCCTCCTGGACCATATGAAAGAATTTCATTAGTTGCTCATTATTTAAAAGAAAATAAACCTAATTCTAAAATTATAATTTTAGACCAAAAAAATAAATTCTCAAAACAAGGATTATTCCAAGAAGGTTGGGATAAACTTTATAAAGATATTATTGAGTGGAGAAGTGTTGAATTTGGTGGTAAAGTAGTATCTGTTGATCCAAAAAATAGAGTTGTAAAAACAGAAGATGAAGAAGTAAAAGCAGATGTGTTAAACTACATCCCAGATCAAAAAGCTGGAAAATTAGCATTTGATTCAGGATTAACACAAGGTGATTGGTGTCCAGTAAATACAAAAACATTTGAATCTAAACTTGTAAAAGATATTTATGTAATTGGTGATGCAGCTGTTGCTTCTCCTATGCCAAAATCTGGATTCTCTGCAAATTCTCAAGCTAAAATCGCTGCTTTACAAATTTCAAGAATTTTAGCAAATCAACCGGTTGTAAATCCTCCAAAACTTGCTAATACTTGTTATAGTTTAGTTTCTCCTACTTATGGAATCTCTATTGCTGCTGTTTATGAAGCACAAGAAGATAAAATAACTGATTTAAAAGATTTAGGTGCTGGAGGATTAAGTCCTGCTTATGCTGATGAAGGTATTAGAATGCAAGAGGCTGAATATGCAGTTGGTTGG
Coding sequences:
- a CDS encoding NAD(P)/FAD-dependent oxidoreductase; its protein translation is MINRRSFNKILLGTTALSLAACTGITEVSLPANKKRVVIVGGGFGGATAAKYIKRFSPDTEIILIEQNKEYFTCPFSNTVIAGMNKIDYIKHDYKTLEKKYNIIVMHEKVKKVDGATNTVILENGKVIPYTKAIVAPGIDFKYEKGYVEGSEKYAPHAYKAGEQTVLLTEQLHSMKDGGTFVMVAPQNPFRCPPGPYERISLVAHYLKENKPNSKIIILDQKNKFSKQGLFQEGWDKLYKDIIEWRSVEFGGKVVSVDPKNRVVKTEDEEVKADVLNYIPDQKAGKLAFDSGLTQGDWCPVNTKTFESKLVKDIYVIGDAAVASPMPKSGFSANSQAKIAALQISRILANQPVVNPPKLANTCYSLVSPTYGISIAAVYEAQEDKITDLKDLGAGGLSPAYADEGIRMQEAEYAVGWYKNQMSDIFK
- a CDS encoding c-type cytochrome; the encoded protein is MKKIALLMACLFGLSYAAEYDPVRGEMLSLSCASCHGTNGKSEAITPSIAGMGKASLHQILLDYKSGKRTETMMQKHAKGFSDEELEQIAYFFSKIER
- a CDS encoding Y-family DNA polymerase, producing MFLHLDIDCFFVSAHRSIDESLLHIPVAVGGRSNLNIFSSKKEIREISSNSGAFVSNILTNEGMKSFKEYFVDENGKTRGIITTASYEARAFGVKTAMSVNEALSLCPHLKMLAPNYPLYHELSSKLKEILIKEIPLVEQFSIDEFFGDVTGFINENEVVEFAYFLKKKIKDELNLPISIGIANTKYLSKLITEYAKPNGVKYVSLDDIPNFIRNIPIGEFPGIGKAFQDRLKGYGIKTLGDIKKNQKLFYSWKKPGIDLYNRICGIRDNKLSVEREKKSIGIGRTFDVIFDRNELRRRVMILCRYLCFLIKKANVNPLTYAIKIRYEYRIKSKNYINVNRIFNEMDFKNEMIKLFDITDNHKTHGIIQLNITVLNFAKVNEYTYNLFEYESDLKKRNLTNQMQKLRVKYGIDIVKSGFEIKEK